The nucleotide sequence GAATCCAAGATTTCAGGTACCACTAAGCGTTTCAGCGTTGCAAGCCAGCGAGCTTCAACTCTTCGTGGTTCGTGCCGAGATGAAAGCCAGAACGCCGGAGTATTGGAGCAGGGCAGTGTGCTCACCCGCCGGGCCGATTTCGAAGCCGGTAAAAAACCCGCCCATCGGAATTTCACCCAGGTACTGCCGGATATAGGCCGAGTCGTGGCCTGGAATGTTGTAGAGCCCGGACCCGCGGGAAACGCAATCAAAATACAAACCGAACGCCGGCGCGCTCACCAGCCGGGTTTTCAGATCCTCAAGCGTCTCTTTAAGATTGTTGCGCGACCGCTCCGCATCGCGCAGCACCAGGCCGACCGTGTCGCCCTTCTGCGGATGATGTGCCACCGCGAGCGCACCGTGTTCCTGGCTGGCCCCGACGATGTTACGGACCAGGAATTTACCGCGCTCGATTTTGCCGGCCGCGGCATCCATGGGCACGGCGAGAAACACGAACGCGAGCGCGCGCCGCAAATCAGCCGCCAGCGGCCAGGCCGCTTCCGCAAATACCTGATAAGCGGGGCGGCCATCGAGCTCCAGGATCACATTGTCGCGCACGGCAGTGACTCTATGGGGCGGCCCGACCGGCGCGCACGCGAGCGAACTTGCGATTGTGAGATCGAAGTCGCCCGCGATTAGCATTCCCGATACGGCGTTGTTACTAACCGCATCACCACAGAACACGAACGTTTCACCGATCGAGCCGTCCTCACTCGCCCCGCCCCCCGTCACCGCCACGTGGGGAAGCTCGCGCGAAAGGGCAGGTAACAGCTTCTCCGCGTCCATGTTGTAGGTGTCAGCAAACAGGCAAAGCAGATTGTTCTGCCGCAGCGCGGGGCGCACCGCGGCGGCGATTTCGGCGGCTACTTCAGAGCCGCGCCCACGCAGCGTCGGGACGAAGAACCGGCGTGCGCCGATCTCTTCGCCGCCTAAGACGATGACCACCACGGCGTTGCCGGACTCGATTTCCTGCTCGTGCGCAATCACTCCGAGGCTGGAACATCCGGCAACCTCCCGGGTTTTCGCCTCGGCTCCAACCACCCGCAGAATCATGGGATAGGCCGCACCGTAGGCAGTTGTCGCAAAGCAGAGTGCGGCCTGAGCCTGCGCCACGCCTGCCTCCTGCATCGCGGCCGCAGTCGCCTCGCGGGCGGCGGTCTTGGGGTTGAGTGCGTTCGAAAATCCGACTCCCGCGCGAATCATCCCGTTTTGGTCCTCGTGGTGGCCGTCGCCACTACTGTGAATGAGCAGATTTTCGCGGATTCGTCTAGCTCGGCTCTCACCCTAAACCTAGCGGGGTAGGGAAACATGCAGCTCGCCGGGAAGTCTAGCGTCCGCCCATGATCTTCAGCAATTCGACGGTGCGCCGAATGCCACCCTCCAGCTCATCGACCGAAATCCGCTCATCATTTCCGTGGATGCCTTTGGGCTCCTCTGGATGCGTGACTTCGATCGGTACAAAACCGTAGGCGATGATTCCCTTCTGTCGAAAGTAGTGGCTATCGGTGAATCCGGCGATCAACGTCGGGAGCACGGGCGCGTCCTTGTCCATATGGCGCGCCAGCGCTTGAATTGCACTCATCAGCTCTGATTTGTGCGGCGACGAAACCGGGGGCCAGTTGCGGACCACCTCGGTCTTGAGGTTCTTGTCGTTTAACGCCTTGTCAATCGTAGCCACCACGGCTTTCGAATCGCTTCCCGGCAATAGGCGGCAATCAAGTTCCGCATAGGCGGTGGCAGGGAGAACATTGACCGCGCTGCTCGCACCCAGGACGGTCGGGGTAAGCGTGTCGCGCACGAGCGCGTTTTGCTCCGGGACAGCGAGAAATTGTTTCTGGAAAACCGGGTCACGCAGCGCGGCTGCGAGGTCGAGCCACTGTTTGGGGCCTTCTCCGAGCTGAGCCATCGCTCGGAAGTAGTCTTCCACCGGCCCAATGAGGTGTATGGGAGGGTGGTACTCCACTAGACGCTGCAACCCGCGCAAGAGTTCGGTTACTGAGGTTTCCGCGGGCGGTTGGGACGAATGCCCGGTCGGTCCGTTCGCAGTTACCCTAAGCCACAAAGGCGTCTTCTCGGTGACTGCGACCGCGTAGTAGACCTTCTTGTTAGGCAACATCCGGATGAAGCCGCCTTCGTTCAGGACATAGGCGACGTCCGAGTAGACGGGCTGCTGGTGGTCGACGAACCATCCGGCGCCGGCTATACCACCCTCTTCTTCATCGCCGGTCGCGACGAAGAGGATGTCTCGATCGAGCAGAATTCCGGCCCGCTTTACCGCCAGCATCGACATCAGGAACACCACTCCCGGCCCCTTGTCATCGCGCGCGCCGCGGCCCCATATCGCCCCGTCCTTGACCTCACCGGAAAACGGAGGTGTCTTCCATTCCTTCGGATCGGCGGGGACTACGTCCAAATGGCTCAACAGCAGCAGAGCCTTCTGATGCTTCCCGATGCCGTGCAGGCGCGCCGCGACGATCCCGCGTCCGGGTAGCGGCTCCCAGGTAGTCGCCGGAATTCCGTCGGCAATGAATTTGTCCTTCAGGAACTTGGCCGCCGTCAGCTCATTGCCTGGCGGGTTGGTGGTGTTGATTTGAATGTACTTCGATAGCAGGTCCGTCGCTTCCTGGGTCAGCTTGTCGTAGTCGATAGCCTTGGGTTGTGGGGCGCGCACCGCGACCGCTTCGTGCGCGGACTTGGGTGAGGATTTTGACTGGGCGAAAGCCGGCGCCGTCGCGATGCCGGTTGCGATGCAGAGTGCTAAAGCGAGCTTAAGCCTCCAGCGCGCGCGGTTCATCGCTCGCCGTAGTTGAAGAACTCGATGACGGTTTGCAAAAACTCCGCGGCGGGCGCGCCGTCGACTACGCGATGGTCAAACGTGAGCGATAGCGTCATCATCGCGCGCCGCGCGATCTCGCCGCGGTAGATGGCGGGCTTTTCAACAATTCGGCCGACCCCGAGAATCCCGGTTTCGCCGGGATTGAGGATCGGGGTGAACCCATCGATGCCGTAGGTGCCGAGATTGGTGATCGTAAAAGTGCCGCCCGTGACGTCTTCGAGCTTGAGATGGCCGGTCCGGGCCTTTTCTCCCAGCGCCTTGGCCTCGATCGCGATCTCGCGCAGGCCCTTGCGCGCGGCATCGCGTACCACCGGGACGATCAGTCCTTCGCTAAGCGCCACCGCGATGCCCACGTTGATTTCGGCGGGCGTTACGATCTCCGCGCCTTCCAGCCGTGCGGCGACCCGTGGATGTCGCAGCAGCGCGTGCGAAGCGGCATGAATCAGCATGTCGGTATAGGTGGCGTCGAACTCATTCTTGAGGCGCGCGCGCAATTCGGTCGCGGCCGTCACATCCGCCTCGGTCGTGATCGTGATCTGAGCCGAATCACGCAGCGACTGATGCATCCGCTCCGCGATCGTCTTGCGGGCCCCGCGCAACGGGGTTCGCGCGCCGCCCGATGGTGCAGGGGCTGTGGGTCGTGCTGATCGTGTCGGCGATTGCGGACTTTTGGCGGCGCGCTCCACATCCTCTTTGGTGACGCGACCACCCGGTCCGCTACCTTCGATCGCTTCGAGGTCAACCCCCATTTCGGCTGCGAGTCTGCGCGCGACGGGACTGACCGCGCGCCGGCTACTCTCCGCAGGCGTGGAGACCGACGCGGAGCGCGCCGCCCGCTCTCGAACCAGCCGCTCGGGAGCCATGCTTGCACCGTTGGATGAAACCCGATCGGCATAGCGGCCAGTCACGACCGCTAGGTCTTCACCCGGCTCAGCGAGCACCGCGACCGCTACTCCGCACTCCACCGTGGCCCCTTCCTCTACCAGCCACGCAGCGACAATTCCCGCAGAAGGTGCCTCAACTTCGTAGAGCACCTTTTCGGTCTCTACCTCGTACAACGGCTCGCCCACGGTCACCGACTCGCCGACGACCTTGAAGTAACGCTGCACGGTTCCCTCGTGCATCGTCAGCCCAAACTTGGGCATCGCCACTTCGATGGCCACGCGTCTGATCCCGAGTCGTCGCTTCAGTTGCCCAGCAGCTCGCGGATCGCACGTTCGATGCGCGCCTCATCGGCCACAGCCGCGCGCTCCAGAGGCGGGCTGAAGGGAATCGGAACGTCAAGCGATGCGACCCGTTTTACCGGTGCATCGAGGGAGTCGAAACCCTTTTCCGCGACCATCGAGGCGATGTCGGCCGCCGCCCCGCCGCGCAGATGTCCTTCGTCGGCGACCACGATGCGATTGGTTTTGGCCAGCGAACCCAGAATGGTCTCTTCATCCAGCGGCATAAGGGTGCGCGGGTCGATGACCTCGACCGAGACGTTGTCCTTGGCGAGCTTGTCCGCGACTTTGAGCGCCTTCGGCACCATCGCGCCGATCGCGACCAGGGTGACGTCCTTGCCCTCGCGTTTGACGGCGGCCTTTCCGAGCGCAACCAGGTGGTCGCCGGCGGGCACTTCCTCTTTCAGCCGCCCGAGTCCGCCATGCTCGAAGACGATCACCGGATTGTCGTCGCGAATCGCACTCTTGAGCAGCCCTTTCATATCCGCCGGTCCAGACGGCACGACCAGCTTCAGTCCGGGTACGCTCAGGAACTGTGCGTACACGGTTTCGGAATGCTGCGCTGCCGCCCCGCCCATCGCACCGAACACCGCGCGAAACGTGATCGGCAGGCGGGCCTGTCCGCCGGACATGTAGCGCAACTTCGCAGCCTGGTTGCAGACCTGGTCGAAGGCGCAATAGAAGAAGCTCGCGAACTCGACCTCGCAGATCGGCCGGGTTCCAGCCATCGCTGCGCCCACCGCCGCGCCCACGAAGCCCGCTTCACTGATCGGAGTGTTGCGCACGCGCTTTGCGCCGAACTTGTCGATAAGCCCTTTGGTCGCGCCGAACGCACCAAGCACGACGTCCTCGCCCATCAGGAAGGTGAGCGGGTCGCGTTCCATCTCTTCGGCCAACGCGGAATTGATCGCCTGTATGAAATTTAACTGGGGCATGGCTCTAGGCCTCCCGCTCCGGACTCAGACGTAAACGTCGTCGGTGACTTCGGACACATCGGGCAACTCGCTTGATCGCGCAAACGCAATCGCCTCGTCCAGTTCCTT is from Candidatus Binataceae bacterium and encodes:
- a CDS encoding FIST N-terminal domain-containing protein, encoding MIRAGVGFSNALNPKTAAREATAAAMQEAGVAQAQAALCFATTAYGAAYPMILRVVGAEAKTREVAGCSSLGVIAHEQEIESGNAVVVIVLGGEEIGARRFFVPTLRGRGSEVAAEIAAAVRPALRQNNLLCLFADTYNMDAEKLLPALSRELPHVAVTGGGASEDGSIGETFVFCGDAVSNNAVSGMLIAGDFDLTIASSLACAPVGPPHRVTAVRDNVILELDGRPAYQVFAEAAWPLAADLRRALAFVFLAVPMDAAAGKIERGKFLVRNIVGASQEHGALAVAHHPQKGDTVGLVLRDAERSRNNLKETLEDLKTRLVSAPAFGLYFDCVSRGSGLYNIPGHDSAYIRQYLGEIPMGGFFTGFEIGPAGEHTALLQYSGVLAFISARTTKS
- a CDS encoding M20/M25/M40 family metallo-hydrolase, with the translated sequence MNRARWRLKLALALCIATGIATAPAFAQSKSSPKSAHEAVAVRAPQPKAIDYDKLTQEATDLLSKYIQINTTNPPGNELTAAKFLKDKFIADGIPATTWEPLPGRGIVAARLHGIGKHQKALLLLSHLDVVPADPKEWKTPPFSGEVKDGAIWGRGARDDKGPGVVFLMSMLAVKRAGILLDRDILFVATGDEEEGGIAGAGWFVDHQQPVYSDVAYVLNEGGFIRMLPNKKVYYAVAVTEKTPLWLRVTANGPTGHSSQPPAETSVTELLRGLQRLVEYHPPIHLIGPVEDYFRAMAQLGEGPKQWLDLAAALRDPVFQKQFLAVPEQNALVRDTLTPTVLGASSAVNVLPATAYAELDCRLLPGSDSKAVVATIDKALNDKNLKTEVVRNWPPVSSPHKSELMSAIQALARHMDKDAPVLPTLIAGFTDSHYFRQKGIIAYGFVPIEVTHPEEPKGIHGNDERISVDELEGGIRRTVELLKIMGGR
- a CDS encoding dihydrolipoamide acetyltransferase family protein gives rise to the protein MAIEVAMPKFGLTMHEGTVQRYFKVVGESVTVGEPLYEVETEKVLYEVEAPSAGIVAAWLVEEGATVECGVAVAVLAEPGEDLAVVTGRYADRVSSNGASMAPERLVRERAARSASVSTPAESSRRAVSPVARRLAAEMGVDLEAIEGSGPGGRVTKEDVERAAKSPQSPTRSARPTAPAPSGGARTPLRGARKTIAERMHQSLRDSAQITITTEADVTAATELRARLKNEFDATYTDMLIHAASHALLRHPRVAARLEGAEIVTPAEINVGIAVALSEGLIVPVVRDAARKGLREIAIEAKALGEKARTGHLKLEDVTGGTFTITNLGTYGIDGFTPILNPGETGILGVGRIVEKPAIYRGEIARRAMMTLSLTFDHRVVDGAPAAEFLQTVIEFFNYGER
- a CDS encoding alpha-ketoacid dehydrogenase subunit beta, which produces MPQLNFIQAINSALAEEMERDPLTFLMGEDVVLGAFGATKGLIDKFGAKRVRNTPISEAGFVGAAVGAAMAGTRPICEVEFASFFYCAFDQVCNQAAKLRYMSGGQARLPITFRAVFGAMGGAAAQHSETVYAQFLSVPGLKLVVPSGPADMKGLLKSAIRDDNPVIVFEHGGLGRLKEEVPAGDHLVALGKAAVKREGKDVTLVAIGAMVPKALKVADKLAKDNVSVEVIDPRTLMPLDEETILGSLAKTNRIVVADEGHLRGGAAADIASMVAEKGFDSLDAPVKRVASLDVPIPFSPPLERAAVADEARIERAIRELLGN